Part of the Micromonospora rhizosphaerae genome is shown below.
GCGTCGTCGGTTCAGTCCGCAGTTCAAGGCCGAGGCCGTGCAGATGGTGATCGAGACCGGGAAACCGATCGCCGTGGTCGCTCGTGAACTCGGAATCCATGACGGCACCCTGGGCAACTGGGTGAACGCGTGGCGCCGTGAGCACCCGGAGCCGGACCAGCCCGTCAACCCCACGGAGCGTGCCCGCGTGAAGGAGATGGAAGAAGAAATCCGCCGGCTGCGGATGGAAAACGAGTTTCTAAAAAAAGCCGCGGCCTTCTTCGCCCGGACGCACCCGTAGCGGTGCGGTGCGCGCTGATCGACGCGGAGAAGGCCACCTACCCGGTCGCGTGGATGTGCCGGATGCTGCGCGTGCCCCGCTCGACGTTCTACGCCTGGCGTAACCGGGCCGAGACCGCGACCACGGCCCGCCGGCGGCAGCTGGCCGAGCAGGTACGGCGGGTGTTCGACGCCTCGCGGGGCACCTACGGGTGCCGGCGGGTGACCGCGGCGCTCAACCGCGAGGGCATCGCCTGCAGCGTCGGGCTGGTCGCCGACCTGATGCGTGAACTCGGCTTGCAGGCCTGCCAGCCACGCGCCTACAAGCGCACCACCGTGCCCGGCCAGCAGCCGGTCTCCAGCCCCGACCTGATCGCCCGCGAGTTCACCGCCGTCCAGCCCGGCACCCGGCTCGTCGGCGACATCACCTACCTGCGCACCGGGCAGGGCTGGCTGTATCTGGCCACCGTCATCGACCTGGCCACCCGCATGGTCGTCGGCTGGCAGACCGCCGACCACATGCGCGCCAGCCTCGTCATCGACGCCCTCGCCATGGCGAAACGACACGGACATCTACGCCCCGGCGCCGTGTTCCACAGCGATCGCGGCTGTCAAGGCGGATTCAATCGGTCGTCGCAACACTGGGTTGTTGGAGCGATCGTAGGTGTTCGTCGAGGGCTTCGGCTGGGGTCTTCCAGTCGAGGGTTTTCCGGGGTCGGCTGTTGAGGGCGTGGGCGACGGCGTTGATCTCGTCGGCGCTCCATCTGGACAGGTCGGTGCCTTTCGGGAAGTACTGCCGCAGCAGCCCGTTGGTGTTCTCGTTGGTGCCGCGTTGCCAGGGGCTGTGGGGGTCGGCGAAGAACACCGGGACGCCGGTTTCGACCGTGAAGCGTGCGTGCGCAGACAACTCCTTGCCGCGGTCCCACGTCAGCGATCTGCGGAGCTGCTCGGGCAGTTGGGTGATTGTCGCGGCGAGGGCTTTGCTCATCGTGATCGCCCCATAGCCGGCGAGAGCCGGCCCGTTCTTCGTCCGCGGGATCACACCCCAGCCGTCCTCACGAGGCAGGTGGATCAGCATCGTGAACCTCGTCGTCCGCTCGACCAGTGTCCCGATCGCGGAACGCTGCAAACCGATGATCAGATCCCCTTCCCAGTGCCCGGGCACGGCACGGTCCGCGACTTCAGCGGGACGTTCACTGATCAGCGTGTCGCTGGTGACGTGCGCCCACGCGCGTTGCTTCGCGCGTGCCCGGGGAACGCGAAGCGCCCGCCCGGTCCGCAAGCAGGTGACGAGTTCGCGCTTGAGGGCGCCGCGGCTCTGGACGTAGAGCGCCTGGTAGATCGCCTCGTGGCTGATGCGCATCGACTCATCCTCCGGGAACTCGGCCCTGAGCCTGCGGGAGATCTGCTCCGGGCTCCATCCGATAGTCCATGCCCGATCACCACGGTGAGGCTTGTTGCGGCCCTTCCACTGCGGGCCCTGCGGCCCAGCGACCAGTCGGCCGCCCGCTGTCCGGATCGCACCCGCAAGCCGTTGCTGGACGTACTCTCGAAGCCGCTCATTGGCCAGCAGCTTCGCGGTCTTCGGCCGGCGGGCTCGACGCTCAGCATGCCACTGCGCAGTCGAAGCCTTGTAATCCAGGCGGTACGTCCTGGTCGAGGCGTTGCGCCGCAACTCCCGCGAGATCGTCGACGGGTCCCGGCCGAGCTGGCGTGCGATCTCGCGGACGCCCATGCCTTGCGCCCGCGACAGAGCGATGTCTTCGCGCTCGCTGAACGACAGATAGCGGCCCGACACCCTCGGCGGCAACGCAGGATTCACGCCGCCAGCGTGCCGGAACCACCGGAACCCGACCGGCGAGGACACGCCCGCCGCCGCGGCCGCGTCCTCGGTCATCACACCGCGACTGATCGCAGCCCAGAACCTGACCCGGTCCTCACGCCACGCCACCGTCGGCCGTCCCGGCGAAGGAATCTGACCCCGATACTCCCGAACCCGCTTCTGCCCCAGCCCATACGCCATCGCTTCACCTCTCCGACAAGGTGTTGCGACGACCAGTTGAATCCGCCCAATACACCTCGGCCGAGTTCGCCCGGTTCTGCACCGCCAACAAGATACGCACCAGCGTCGGACGCACCGGCGTCTGCTGGGACAACGCCGCCGCGGAATCGTTCTTCGCCACCCTCAAAAACGAGATGTACCACCGGCGACGCTTCGACACCCGCGCCCGCGCCAGCTTCGCCGTCGCCGAATACATCGAAATCTTCTACAACCGCCAGCGCCTGCACTCAGCGCTCGACTACCGCACCCCAGCCGAAGCCCTCACCGAATCCCAGACCCGCATCGCAGCCTGACCAGCAAACCCACGAGGCACTGTCCAAGATCCTTGACACAGCCCACTCGATCCGGGCTAGAACTTGCGTGCCATCCACGTGCCATTAGTCCCACCACATGCTTGACAGTGAATCCTCCCAGGACATGCTTGATGGCCGGCCTAGATACCCGAGTCGTCATCAGCCTGGCAAGCTGTCGCCGTGGATCGTTCGGACCTCGACGTCAGAGACGCTGTCGAGGGGGACCGCCTGGCGCAGCTGATGGAGCTGTTCGCCTCGGAATGGTGGACCGCAGAGCGGAGCCCAGACGACGTGACGGCGATGTTGACGGCCTCCGATCTGGTCTTCGCCCTGGTCCAGCGGTCAGCCGATCGGCTCGTGGGGTTCGCCCGGGTTCTCACGGATGGCGTCTACCTGGCAGTCGTACTCGACGTGATCGTTGCGTCGCATGCCCGAGACTCGGGTGTGGGCCGCATGCTGCTCGACGCGATCGTCAACGACCCCCCGGTTGACCCAGGTGCGCAGCATCGAGCTTGTCTGCCAGCCCGAGCTCTTGCCGTTCTACCGACGATGGGGCTTCACGGAGGAAGTCGGACGATCGCAGTTGATGCGACGGTCCTCCGACCCGCTCCTGGCATCCCCACGCCGGTAGCAATGGCGAGACGATCATGTCCAGTGCGGTGTCCACTAACGTTCACCAGGTTTGCGGTGGGTGTTGTGGATCCTCGCCGTTCGGGCGAGCGACTCCCCACTGGGTGGTGTGGCGGGCCTCCGCGGGCCAACCGATCCTCGCGCCGCCCGGGGTGGGCGGCGGGGGTCACGCCGGGACCGGCCGGCACCGGGCAGTCGTCGCAGCCGGCCGACGGTTGTCCAAGCAAGATAGGCAACTGCCGTGACGGTGAGAGCCGTGAGCAGGACCTGTATGGACCACGGGGTAACCCATGCGATCCTCAGAACAGTGAGGGCGGTGTGATGACGCGAGGTTTCGGGGACGGTGACTTCCCATTCGTAGTTTTCGTCCGGATCCGTGGTCAGTACCTGCCACCGTGTGCTGACGGGCGAGCCGTGCACCGGTCCTGAAGCGATCAGACCCACCCGGCTCCAGTGCCCCACGCACCGACTTTGCTGCCTCTCCAACTGGTCGTAGGTGACGTAGCAGTGGTCCACTGCGACCCGAGCGGGCGTCGGTATGACGCCCGCTGCGTAGGCCACCGCGACTACGGCTGCGACGAGCCCGATCCGCGAGGCCGCTCGCCTTACGGTCGGAGGGATGAGAGTGACTGGCATCATGCCCTCTCTCAGTTCCGGCAGGGCTTCCCGGGGAAGTCCGCTCAGCCCAACTGTGCCGCGTCCGGGCCCTCGCCCCAGATGTTCATGATCGTCCAGCGTGTTAGCCCGTAGACCAGCGTCCAGCCGACCGGCGTCAGGTAGGACGCCACGATGACGAATGCTGCGACAGTGCCGGCTCCGATCCGGTCCCGCAGTGCCTGCTCTCCCTCGTCCCTCAGCGCGCGCCGGCCCCGCCAGGCAAGAAACGCTGCGAACAGCGGGGCCAGCCAGGCCACCGCCATGGCGAGCATGGTGAACCAGGCGAACGGATGAGCCAGGGAGCCGCGCACCGACTGCCCCTCACCCAGCGGCGCGTACACCATGTCGTACACGCTGTTGCTGTTCCCGCCGTGCGGCCCGCCTAGGAGCCCGAAGAGGAAGATGAAAACCGCGAGCCCGAAAGCCCACACCAGGGCCAGCTGTGTGCGCCACAGTCCGTTCGTCATCAGTCCAGCACCCAGTTCAGCAGCAGCCGGCCCGGCGGCAGCAGTGTGAAGACGAGGAAGGCCAGCGTGAGCCCGGCCGCCCCGAACACCCAGCGCCGCAGCGCGTCGGACATCTCCCGACGCCACCTGGCCAGCGAGGTGAACGACATCAGCAGGAAGAGGACCGCGGTCATCGGTCCCACAATCGTGATGACCATGGCTGGAATCAGCAGCACCAACATCGGCCCGCCGAATACGTCGCCGGGCGCCTGGCATCCGGTCGTCAGCGAGCAGTGATCGGTCCCTTGGAAGGTGAACCTCACAAGGTAGGGGACGACCGCGCCCGCCAGATAGAGCGCAACCATCGAAAGCTGCCCGACCACGAGCAACCGCGCCGCGACGAAACGGGATCCCGGCTGTGACACGCCCGAAGCATACGGTCCGTGGATCTCCAGAACCAGTACGAGCGTGCGGGGTCAGGTCGCTGCTTTCAGGCGTTCGCGCGTGCCACCGGCAGGTGCCGCTCGTCGTGGTGGTGCCATACCCTGCAGCCATGGAGGCGCTGGACGTAGGTTTCGCCGTCGGCGCCGGCGTCGTTGCCGGCCTGAACGTCGCCGTCGGTGTTGCGATGCTGGTGCGCAGCCGCCACCAGCCCGGGGCGATTCGCTGGCGAGGGCAGCGCCTGGTCGCACCGCGGCTCTTTGCCTGCCTCCATCTGTGCCTCGGGCTGTTCTTCGCCACCATGGCCCTCAGCGATGTCCTCTTCGAGCCTAGAAGCAAGGGCGATGACCTCATGTTCCTCGTAGGAACGGTGTTCGCCGCTGCGGGCATCGTCTCCAGCGTCATGTGGTTGATCCTGTGGTTCCACGGGCGGAGTAGAACAGCGCAGCATCCGACGGCACAACAATGATGGACGGCCTGAAAGCGGTCTTGGGAATTTACGGATAAGAAGGACCACACGCCTACTCGAGGAACCAGCATCATTATCTGCCGCAGGGATTGGCTCCACGACATCAGTGTGGGAGAGCCCTACCGGCGATCCGGGTATGGGAGAGCGATCCTTGCGGCCGTAGAGGCGGTGGCACGGGAAGGGGGTGCGACTCGGCTTGGGCTTAACGTGTTCGGCCATGACGCGCCCGCGATCTCGCTGTTCCAGCCACCATGTCGCGCCCGGCTTCGCGTAGCCGCGGACCATTGCCCCGTCCGACGGCCGGGACGAGCCGACCAGCGCGACCGCCCCCGTCCCACCGCATTCCCCGAGGTACGGCGCGGCTGTTACCGCCGATCCAGACTGGTACCCGTGGCCGCTGCACCGGGAGGCGCCCGCGTCACCCCGTTTACCCGGTAGTGCTGCCGGCGGTGGTGGACCGGGGAGCCCGACCAGAGCGCGGAGAGAACGGTCAGCGCCTCGTCGAGTCGCTCGGCGCGCACCCGTGCCGACGAATCCTCGCCGTACGCGTCGAACTCGGCTGGTACCCCACCTGGGCCGACGCCGAGCACCACGCGCACCACCAGCGACGGCTCGGCCAACTCCCCGAGGATCGCAATGTTCACGCCGCGATCATGACCTGAGCCTTCTCTTGATGCTCGCTTTGAAGCAAGGCCGCCAACAGCGCGGGCGGCAGCGGTAGCGTCGAATTGTCTGACGTGGTGATACCGGCGGATCGCACGGAGTTCGACAACACCACCTAGCTGAACCAGTGACCACCGTGACAAACGTGATATCCGTGATCACTCCGGTGCACCCGCCCAGTGTGCCGCACCTGGTGGACGCCTACGAATCGCTTGCGTCCCAGGAGATGCCAGCAGGTTGGGCATGGCAGTGGGTCGTGCAGGAGGATGGCCGGATTGGAGCGGCTTCGGCAGTACTGCCAGAGGACCCGCGCATATCCGCCGACACGGGACGGAAGGGGGGCGCCGGGACTACCCGCAATATGGCGCTTGCGCGTGCAACGGCTCGACGGTCGGATGGGAACGCGCGGACCCGCCCGAAGGTCAGTTCACCCGCACCCACATCCTGAACTACTTCCAGCAGAACAACTACCGGCTGCCGGTCCACCCCGCCACACTGTGCATCCGCAGGCAACTGGTGCTGGCGCTCGGCGGCTGGACGGCTCTTCCTGGTGGCGAGGACACTGGTCTGCTGCTCGGCGCGTCCGTGATCGCCGATGGCTACTTCATCGGCGAACCCGGCCTGCTCTACCGCAGGCATCCGGACCAGATCACCGGCCAGGCCGACTGGACCAAGCCGAGCGAGTGGATGCCTCGGATGCGTCTCATCGAGGCTCGCGCTCTCGCGCTCCAGGACCTCTGGGAACAGCGATAACCATCGAGCCGCATGGGTTCTAGGCCGGGTGGCCGGCACGAAGGTGCCTGACGGCGGAGTACATCAGCGGTGGCGGGTCCGGCTCCCCTGCAGCCCACATCGGTTCGAGCAGGAATCCGGTGTGATTGCCCCACGCAGTCCGGTCGAGGATCCTGCCGACGAACCGGCGTGGGCAGTTGCCGATGATCGGCACACCGGACGGGTCCGGTTGCCAGGTGCACTGGGCGAACTTGTCCACCTCGTCGCCGGTCCGGGTGCCGAACAGCTCAGCTAGTTCGCGCTGGTCGTCGGCCAGGCCGTGGACGGCCAGGAGCTCAGCCGCCATGGCGACGCGGTAAGTGTGGTTGTTCTGGGAGAGCCAGACCACGAACCGGTCGGGTTCGATGCTGCACTGCGAGGCAAATCCCACCAGGCAGCCCGCACGCTCACCAGACCGCGGATGGACGGTAGTGACGATGAACATCGGGCTGTCCAGCCCGGTCAGGAACGAATCGAGGCCACCGCGCTCGCCCATGAGTGCCTCCTCCGAAAGGTGTCGCCGTCGTAAGTACGACATATACCGGAGGTGGTTAGCCAAATTCGCGCGCGCAGCAGGACCAGCGCCGGTTGCGGGGTCGGGGAGGCCCCCCGGTGGCGTGGACCGGCCGCTAGGGTGGCCGCCGTGCCTGCCGAATCTCCCGCTCTCACATACAGCCGCACCGGAGCAACCCCCCGCGTCACCGTCAGCGGTGACCGGATCCGTGTGGTGGACGGCCTACGGCTTCTCGCCGCGCTTATGGTCGTCGCCTACCATTACATCGCCTTCGGCGGAGGCTGGGCCGCGCCGGTGCAGGACGTGTTTCCGACGGCACACCTGCCCGCCGCGTACGGCTGGCTCGGTGTGGAGCTGTTCTTCCTCATCAGCGGTTTCGTCATCTGCATGAGCTGCTGGGGTCGGTCGCTCGGCGAGTTCTTCACGTCACGGGTCGCTCGCCTCTTCCCGGCCTACCTCTTCGCCGTTCTCGCCACGACCGCGATCGTGTTCCTCGTGCCGGGAGGGATCGGTCCGAAGCCCGTCCGCGACGTCCTGGTCAACCTCACCATGCTCCAGCAGCCGCTCAATGCAAAGGACGTCGATGCCGTCTACTGGACGCTGTGGGCTGAGATCCGTTTTTATCTGCTCTTCGCGCTCGTGGTGTGGCGGGGCCTGACGTACCGCCGCGCGGTCATGTTCTGCTTCCTCTGGGCGGCCGCGGCGATGATCATGACCAAGTACGACGACAGCCCGCTGAAGCAGTTGCTCATGCCGGACATCTGCTGGTACTTCATCGCCGGGATCGCCTTCTTCCTGATGTACCGGTTCCGTCCCACAGCGCTACTGGTCGGCATCGTGGCCGGGTGCTTCCTCGCCGCCCAACGATTCGCCCTCATCAAGCAGGGCCGCGCGGAGCGGAACATCGGCTATGACGTCCCGGACTGGCCCGTCCTCGTCCTTGTCGTCGCCTTCTTCCTCATCATGGCGCTGGTCGCGACCGGCCGCTTGTCCTGGGTGCGATGGCGATGGCTTCCGGTTGCTGGTGCTCTCACGTATCCCCTCTACCTCCTGCACGAATACATCGGCTGGGAGGTGATCCGGGTCCTCGAGGGCATGGTTCCTCCCACTCTGTTGCTGCTGGGTCTCGTCGCCGCCATGCTTTTCATTGCATGGATGGTGCACCGGCTGATCGAGCGGCCCGGTATGCGGTGGGTGCGCGCGACGCTTCGTAGCGCGCTGGCAGAAGTCCGCCAGGCGCCCCTGGCTGAAGAGGGCAGAGCACGGTTCTTCCTCCCTCGACCGCTCGCCGGCAATGAGGAGTCCCGCCCTACTGTCAACGACCCGCAGCGCGCCGACTGGCCGACCGAGGTGCAGCTTTCGAAGCTCGACCGCCCGGACCCGGATGCGATGTCGGTTGGCCCGCGATAGGAGGACTAGGCGGGGCGCCTGGAGCGTCAACCCGGCGAACATCGACGACCAATCCGTCTCCCTGCCGGGGATCCTCGGTATGCCAGCCGGCGTACGCCGCCCGGCCTAGTGGGGATCTCAAGCGGCCCGGCGGGCGCGGCCCAGGATGTGGGCCGCGCCCGCCGGGCCTTTCGGCAGGGAGGACGTGCGTCAGAAGTTGCGGCGCGGGTCGGCCGGATCGGCCGGGAAAGCCGTGCCGGAGACGCCGGCCTTGCCGTCGTCACCCATCGAGGAGGCAGCGTACTCCACGCCGGGCGTGCCGAGGGTACGACCCTCGTGGATCGTGCCGCGCCAGGCGCCCGTCTCGACGCCCCGGCCCTCGATGTACGACTTGAACTTCTCCAAGTCCGCCTCGGCGCGCTTCTCCACGATGTGCAGCTTGTCGCCGGCGTTCTCGACCAGCCCCTCGGGCTCGTACTCCAGCGAGAGCCGGACCTGGGTGCGGTCGGTGTCGACCGGCTGGAAGTAGACGGCGCCGGCGTTGGTCGCGCCGTCGGTGGCCGCCCAGGCGACCTTCCGATCCGGCACCTGCTCCAGGATCTTGGCGTCCCACTCGCGCTTCACGCCCGCGATCTCGGCGACCCAGTGCATCCGCTTGTCGTCGAGCTGGCGCACCTCCTCGACGCCCCCCATGAACCGGGGGAACTCCTCGAACTGCGTCCACTGGTTGTACGCGGTGCTCACCGGAACGTTGACTTCGATGGTCTTCTCGACCTTGGTGGTCATCAGCACTCCTCATCCTTGTCGTCTTCAGGAGGGCTCTCCTCGGTCATCAGAGTTCCTACCCGGAGAAAGAGCGCCTAACCACAAGGACCCGTGCACAAGGGACGGGCCCGCGTCGAGTCTCCTCGATCACGGGCCCCCGACGACCGGATCCCTCTCCTGCCCCTCGGCGCACTGCCGACGTGGGATCAGCCGGCGGTGTTGCCGGAGTTGGCGGCAAGGATCAACACGAACACGAACATGAGGATGCCGAGAATCGTGAAGATGTAGCTCAGCACGAGGCCGGCGGTGGCCAGTCCGCCGCCCTGCTCGCCGGTCTGCCGGATCTGCCTCTTGGCGATGTGACCGAGAACGATACCGACCGGGGCGAAGACGAAGGCGAACACCAGGGACAGGATCGCCATGACGTTGGTGCCGCGGACCTGGGGCGCCGGGGCGGCGGCGGTCTGCGGGTGCTCCGCGTACGACGGCTGACTCATCGGACCCTCCAAAGTGAATCGCTGAAGAGCTTCCTGATATCCAGCCCGTCACCTGCATAAACATGATGATCGATGGGGCGCGCGGCGGATCCGGCTGGAGGAGACCGTCGGATGACGTGCCGGAGGCCCAGGTCAACGCTGACCTGGGCCTCCGTTCGTACGAGGAAGCTCAACCGTCCTCGCGGTCCGGGCTCTCCAGCCGGAAGAAGTTGCTCTGCCTCTCGTCGGAGCGTTCCTCCTGGTAGATGAAGTTGAGCCGGCGCTCGTCGAAGGCGCGGAACCACTCCTCCCAGCCGATCTCCCGCAGCCGCTGCTCGCGGCCGTTGGCCGGGAAGTCGAAGCGCAGCACCCCGGGGTGCCCGTCGTGTTCGCTGCCGTCGACCGTGCAGGGCACGCCCTTGCGCGCCTCGGCCCACCGCCGGATCACGTCGTGGTCGGTGGTGACCAGGCTGCGCCCAGCGCGCTCCGGCTCGTCGTCGACCGAGGTGATCTCCTGGGAGTACTTCACCGACCTGGAGCTGTGCGCGCCGGTGCGGATGCCGCCCTTGGTCGTTGACCGGCTAGCGCCTGTTGACCGGCTAGCGCCTGTTGACCGGCTAGCGCCTGTTGACCGGCCGGCGCCTGCGGAGGTGCTCTTCTTCGCACCGTCGCCCATGCTCTTGACCAAGGCCTTGACCAGGTCGTCCTTACGCATGTCGGCGGTGTCGGTGACACCGCGCCGGCGAAGCCGGTCGCGCAGCTCGTCCACCTTGAGCCGGGCGATCTCGCTCTCGTTGATGTCGGGGGTGTTCGGGGTCTGGTTGCCCGGCGGGTTCTTGGTCGCGGTCGAGCCGCTGCCGCGCCCCGAGTTGCTCTTCGTGGGCATCGAACATCATCCTTCCTCGACCCGTGTCCAGGGGTTACAGCGCCGCATGACGCGGTGGGCCGTCCCTTGATCTGTACCCTCAGCCGACCGCCCAAACGTCAGGCGTCCTCCGTCGGCAGGTCGTGCAGGGTGCGTACCGGGGAGAAGGCCACCCAGAGCAGGCCGCCGAGCGCCCCGGCCGTGGCGATCCAGAGCGCCGGTCGGACCCCGATGCAGCGAACGACCAGACCGGATCGGGACCGGTGGATCAGGCGTAGATGGTCTTGACGTACTCCGGGCCGTAGTGGCGTTCCAGCTCCGCCAGGCTCTCCGCCGGCGCCTCGACCTCCTTGATCAGCTGGGCGCGGGACGGCAGCACGTCCGGCCGCCAGGTCTCCGGCTGCCACAGCTGGGACCGGAGGAACGCCTTCGCGCAGTGGTAGAAGATCTGCTCGATCTCCACCACCACGGCCAGCACCGGCCGGTGCCCCTTGACCACCATGTGGTCGAAGAACGGCGCGTCCCGCACCAGCCGGGCCCGGCCGTTGATCCGCAGCGTGTCGGTGCGGCCCGGGATCAGGTAGATCAGCCCGACGTGCGGGTTGTCGAGGATGTTGCGGTAGCCGTCCGCGCGGCGGTTGCCCGGCCGCTCGGGGATGGCGATGGTCCGGTCGTCCAGCACCAGCGTGAAGCCGGGCGGGTCGCCCTTCGGCGAGACGTCGCAGCTGCCGTCCGCGCCCGCGGTGGCGACCAGGCAGAACGGCGAGGCGGCGAGCCACTGCCGGTCCCGTTCGTGCAGCGCGGTCCGCTCCTTGGCGACCGCCCGGGGCATCGGCGTCCCCAGCAGCTCGCGCAGTTCCTCGTGCGAAGTGATCTCCGCCGTCACGTGATCCTCTCCCGTCCGTTGAGCCGGGTGGCGGCCGGTGCCAGAGCAGTGGCCCGGACTTCGCCACCGCCAGCCTAGGAGAGCGCGTCGAACGCGAGGTTTGCCCACAGGTCCGTGGGGTACCGCCTCACACGCAGCGCGCCGGATGTGACCGATGGAGGCCGGAGATGGAGAGCCGACTGAAGCTGCTCGGTCACCCCGTGCACCCGATGCTGGTGATGTTCCCGGTGGCGCTCCTGGTCACCGCGGTGATCTTCGACATCGTGGACACGGTCGGTGGGCCGGACTTCCTCGGCGAGGTGGCGTACTGGAACATCACCGTCGGGCTGATCGGCGGCCTGCTGGCCGCGGCGGCCGGCGCCGTCGACCTGCTCGCCATCCCCACCGGCACCCGCGCCAAGCGGGTGGGGCTCACCCACGCCGCCGCCAACCTCGCGGTGATCCTGCTCTTCGCCGCGGTCTGGGTGGTCCGGCTCAACGCCGACTCCCGGGCCGCCGGGGGCGCCCTGATCGCCATCGAGGTGGTCGCCGTGGCGATCCTCGGCGTCAGCGCCTGGCTCGGCGGTGAGCTGGTCGACCGGCTCGGCGTCGGCGTCGACCCGGAGGCCGGCCTGGACGCGCCCAGCTCGCTGCGACCCCCCGCGGCGACCCAGCGGATCGGAGAGGTGCGATGACGGAACAGTCCAGAGGTGGTGGCTTCGGCCGTGTCTGGCGCGGCCGGCAGCAGGGCTGGGACCCGATGGGCGAGCTGCAGTCGCTGCGCTCGGAGCTGAGCCGCCTGGTCGGTGGCCGCGCCGGCGCGCCAGAGGTCGACCTCACCGAGGCCGCCGACGGGTGGGAGGTGATCGTCCGGCTGCCCGGGGTGGCGCCGGAGGAGGTGGCCGTCGAACTGAACGACCGGGAACTCTGCGTCCGGGCCCGCTCGGAGGCCGAGGTCAACGCCGACCAGGGCATCCCCGGTGGGTTCGAGACGCGGGGCTTCGAGTACCGGATCGACCTGCCGTCCCGGGTGGACCCGGACCGGATCGACGCGGTGATGGACCACGGCCTGCTGCGAGTCCGGCTACCCCGGGCGACCCGGCCGGCGCCGCGTACGATCACCGTCGGCCGCGCCGGCCCCCGACCCGCCCGCCCCGGTACGCCCAGGCTCGCCGACCCGGCCGCCGACCGGGAGATGCACCACCCGGACACCACGGCCGACGAGATCGACCGGCTGTAGCGGGTCGGGTGGTCACCGCGTCCCCGCTCGGCCCGGTCGCCGAGCCGGTCCCCGACGTCGAGCGGATCGCCGTGCTGCGGGCCAACGCGCTCGGCGACTTCATCTTCGTCCTGCCCGCGTTGGAGGCGCTGCGGGCCGCGTACCCGTTGGCGGAGATCGTGCTGCTCGGCGCGCCCTGGCACGCGAAGCTCTGGCGCGACCGGCCCGGCCCGGTGGACCGGGTGCTGGTGGTCCCGCCCGCGCCCGGCATCCGGGGCCCCGACCCGGGTGAACCGGAGTCCTCGATGGACGACTTCCTGGCTGCGGCCCGCAAGGAGCGCTTCGACCTGGCGTTGCAGGTGCACGGCGGCGGGGGCAACTCCAACCCGGTCGTCTCCGGGCTCGGCGCCCGGGTCACCGCCGGGCTGCGGGCCGAGGACGCCCCGCCGTTGGACCGCTGGATCCGGTACGTCTACTACCAGCACGAGGTGATCCGCGCCCTGGAGGTGGCCGGGCTGGTCGGGGCGCCCGCCACCACCATCACCCCGCGGCTGGCCGTCACCGACGCCGACCGGGCCGAGGCGCGCGAGGTGCTCGGCGAGCCGGACCGGCCGCGGGTGGTGTTGCACCCCGGGGCCACGGACACCCGCCGGCGGTGGCCCCCGGACCGCTTCGGCGAGGTCGCCCGTGCGCTGGTCGGCGACGGGTACGAGGTGCTGGTGACCGGCATGCCCGCCGAGCGCGAGGTGGTGGAGACGGTGGTCGCGACGGCCGGCGCGGGAGTGCGCCCAGTGGTCGGCACGCTCGGCCTGGGCGGGCTGGCGGCCTGCCTCGAGGGTTGTGAGCTGCTGGTCTCGAACGACTCCGGCCCGGTGCACCTGGCCGCCGCGGTCGGCACCCCGACGGTGGGGATCTTCTGGGTCGGCAACCTGATCAACGCGGCCACCCCGCTGCGCGCCCGGCACCGACCGATCGCCTCGTGGACGACCCACTGCCCGGTCTGTGGCGTCGACTGCACCCCGGGGATCTATCCGCACCGCCCTGGGGACGGGGAGTGCCCGCACCGCGAGTCGTTCGTCACCGACGTCCCGCTGGTGGAGGTGCTCGAGGCCGCCCGCGAGCTGCTGCA
Proteins encoded:
- a CDS encoding transposase gives rise to the protein MPEQRRRFSPQFKAEAVQMVIETGKPIAVVARELGIHDGTLGNWVNAWRREHPEPDQPVNPTERARVKEMEEEIRRLRMENEFLKKAAAFFARTHP
- a CDS encoding IS3 family transposase translates to MRCALIDAEKATYPVAWMCRMLRVPRSTFYAWRNRAETATTARRRQLAEQVRRVFDASRGTYGCRRVTAALNREGIACSVGLVADLMRELGLQACQPRAYKRTTVPGQQPVSSPDLIAREFTAVQPGTRLVGDITYLRTGQGWLYLATVIDLATRMVVGWQTADHMRASLVIDALAMAKRHGHLRPGAVFHSDRGCQGGFNRSSQHWVVGAIVGVRRGLRLGSSSRGFSGVGC
- a CDS encoding IS30 family transposase; the encoded protein is MAYGLGQKRVREYRGQIPSPGRPTVAWREDRVRFWAAISRGVMTEDAAAAAGVSSPVGFRWFRHAGGVNPALPPRVSGRYLSFSEREDIALSRAQGMGVREIARQLGRDPSTISRELRRNASTRTYRLDYKASTAQWHAERRARRPKTAKLLANERLREYVQQRLAGAIRTAGGRLVAGPQGPQWKGRNKPHRGDRAWTIGWSPEQISRRLRAEFPEDESMRISHEAIYQALYVQSRGALKRELVTCLRTGRALRVPRARAKQRAWAHVTSDTLISERPAEVADRAVPGHWEGDLIIGLQRSAIGTLVERTTRFTMLIHLPREDGWGVIPRTKNGPALAGYGAITMSKALAATITQLPEQLRRSLTWDRGKELSAHARFTVETGVPVFFADPHSPWQRGTNENTNGLLRQYFPKGTDLSRWSADEINAVAHALNSRPRKTLDWKTPAEALDEHLRSLQQPSVATTD
- a CDS encoding GNAT family N-acetyltransferase encodes the protein MLTASDLVFALVQRSADRLVGFARVLTDGVYLAVVLDVIVASHARDSGVGRMLLDAIVNDPPVDPGAQHRACLPARALAVLPTMGLHGGSRTIAVDATVLRPAPGIPTPVAMARRSCPVRCPLTFTRFAVGVVDPRRSGERLPTGWCGGPPRANRSSRRPGWAAGVTPGPAGTGQSSQPADGCPSKIGNCRDGESREQDLYGPRGNPCDPQNSEGGVMTRGFGDGDFPFVVFVRIRGQYLPPCADGRAVHRS
- a CDS encoding LLM class flavin-dependent oxidoreductase, whose amino-acid sequence is MNIAILGELAEPSLVVRVVLGVGPGGVPAEFDAYGEDSSARVRAERLDEALTVLSALWSGSPVHHRRQHYRVNGVTRAPPGAAATGTSLDRR
- a CDS encoding flavin reductase family protein; this encodes MGERGGLDSFLTGLDSPMFIVTTVHPRSGERAGCLVGFASQCSIEPDRFVVWLSQNNHTYRVAMAAELLAVHGLADDQRELAELFGTRTGDEVDKFAQCTWQPDPSGVPIIGNCPRRFVGRILDRTAWGNHTGFLLEPMWAAGEPDPPPLMYSAVRHLRAGHPA
- a CDS encoding acyltransferase family protein encodes the protein MPAESPALTYSRTGATPRVTVSGDRIRVVDGLRLLAALMVVAYHYIAFGGGWAAPVQDVFPTAHLPAAYGWLGVELFFLISGFVICMSCWGRSLGEFFTSRVARLFPAYLFAVLATTAIVFLVPGGIGPKPVRDVLVNLTMLQQPLNAKDVDAVYWTLWAEIRFYLLFALVVWRGLTYRRAVMFCFLWAAAAMIMTKYDDSPLKQLLMPDICWYFIAGIAFFLMYRFRPTALLVGIVAGCFLAAQRFALIKQGRAERNIGYDVPDWPVLVLVVAFFLIMALVATGRLSWVRWRWLPVAGALTYPLYLLHEYIGWEVIRVLEGMVPPTLLLLGLVAAMLFIAWMVHRLIERPGMRWVRATLRSALAEVRQAPLAEEGRARFFLPRPLAGNEESRPTVNDPQRADWPTEVQLSKLDRPDPDAMSVGPR